A single genomic interval of Prionailurus viverrinus isolate Anna chromosome A2, UM_Priviv_1.0, whole genome shotgun sequence harbors:
- the LOC125154512 gene encoding TRPM8 channel-associated factor 2-like: MATTPASAFEALMDGVTSWNVPKDPIPSELLLIGEAAFPVMVNDKGQVLIAASFYGRGRLVVVSHESYLLDAGLVPFLLNAVGWLCPSPGAPTGVHPSLGSLVSILQGCGVQAQIQPELGAPLGVYCISAYHDKMTAELIQYVKRGGGLLIGGQAWYWASQHGRDNVLSRFPGNQVTSVAGVYFTDIYGDRGRFKVSKKVPKIPLHVRCGEDLRQDQQQLLEGISELDIKTGGVPSQLLVHGALAFPLGLDASLGCFLAAARYGRGRVVLAAHEGMLWAPKMGPFLLNAVRWLARGQTGKCGVNTGLKNLCTLLSEHGLECSLQPHLTHDLSVYCCEAYGDKEAKQLQEFVAEGGGLLIGGQAWWWASQNPGRSTLAGFPGNVILNRFGLSILAQTLDPGCFPVPTPKMRSYHIRTALCEFQATLNRGAGNLEKHWLAKLGADGAAFLQIPAEGVPAYTSLHRLLRKMLRLSGLPAVSREHPVAGDSCEAAVLCLATELARSGTDCSQLVRELGMGTCGSLPAPSDQPITVEIDGSNPGNGDCWVSTGLYLPHGQSAEVSLSEAAACAGLKIQVGCHTDNLTKARKLSRAPVVTHQCCMDRTTRSVSCLWGGLLYVIVPKGSKLGPISVTIKRAVPAPYYKLGKTSVQEWKNCVQESLAPWGELATDNIILTVPTADLRTLEDPEPALHLWDEMMQAIARLAAQPFPLCRPERIVADVQISAGWMHSGYPIMCHVESVQELINEAGMRSGGLWGPIHELGHNQQRQEWEFPPHTTEATCNLWSVYVHETVLGIPRARAHPALSPPEREKRIKTHVRKGAPLHDWNVWTALETYLQLQEAFGWEPFTQLFAEYQTLSGTPTDKAGKMNLWVKKFSEKVQKNLAPFFEAWGWPVQKEVAASLSCLPEWQENPMGVYVHPQV, encoded by the exons ATGGCGACAACTCCTGCCAGTGCTTTCGAGGCCCTCATGGATGGAGTGACAAGCTGGAATGTCCCCAAAGACCCCATCCCTAGTGAACTTCTTCTTATTGGAGAGGCCGCCTTCCCGGTGATGGTGAATGACAAGGGCCAGGTCCTCATTGCTGCCTCCTTCTACGGCCGAGGCCGCCTGGTGGTGGTGTCCCATGAAAGCTACCTGCTGGATGCTGGCTTGGTTCCATTTCTTCTTAATGCAGTGGGTTGGCTCTGTCCCTCACCTGGGGCTCCCACTGGAGTGCACCCATCCCTGGGATCACTAGTAAGTATCCTGCAGGGCTGTGGGGTTCAGGCACAGATTCAGCCGGAACTGGGGGCCCCCTTGGGGGTTTACTGCATCAGTGCCTACCATGATAAGATGACTGCAGAGCTGATCCAGTATGTGAAACGTGGAGGCGGCTTGCTCATCGGGGGCCAAGCCTGGTATTGGGCCAGTCAGCATGGTCGTGACAATGTGCTGTCCAGGTTCCCCGGGAACCAGGTGACAAGTGTGGCTGGAGTGTACTTCACCGACATCTATGGGGACAGAGGACGGTTCAAGGTCTCTAAGAAGGTACCCAAGATCCCACTCCATGTCAG GTGCGGGGAGGATCTCAGGCAGGATCAGCAGCAGCTCCTGGAAGGGATCTCAGAGCTGGACATCAAGACGGGGGGAGTCCCCTCGCAGCTGCTGGTGCACGGGGCCCTGGCCTTCCCGCTGGGGTTAGACGCCTCACTCGGCTGCTTCCTGGCAGCCGCCCGCTATGGCCGGGGCCGGGTGGTTCTCGCCGCCCACGAGGGCATGCTCTGGGCTCCCAAGATGGGGCCCTTTTTGCTCAATGCTGTGCGCTGGCTGGCCAGAGGCCAGACAGGCAAATGTGGGGTGAACACAGGGCTGAAAAACCTGTGCACCCTCCTGTCGGAGCATGGCCTGGAGTGCAGTCTGCAGCCCCATCTGACGCACGACTTGAGTGTCTACTGCTGCGAGGCCTACGGTGACAAGGAGGCCAAGCAGCTACAGGAGTTCGTGGCCGAGGGTGGGGGCTTGCTGATTGGGGGCCAGGCCTGGTGGTGGGCCTCCCAGAACCCAGGCCGCTCCACTTTGGCCGGTTTCCCTGGTAACGTCATCCTCAACCGCTTTGGCCTCAGCATCCTGGCTCAGACCCTCGATCCGGGCTgcttccctgtccccaccccaaagATGCGGAGCTACCACATCCGCACGGCGCTGTGTGAATTCCAGGCCACGCTGAACCGTGGGGCTGGGAACCTGGAAAAGCACTGGCTGGCAAAGCTAGGAGCAGACGGTGCGGCCTTCCTACAGATTCCCGCGGAGGGGGTCCCGGCTTACACGTCCTTGCACCGGCTCCTGAGGAAGATGCTGCGTCTGTCAGGCCTCCCAGCCGTGAGCCGGGAGCACCCAGTGGCTGGCGATTCCTGTGAGGCCGCGGTGCTCTGCCTGGCCACGGAGCTGGCACGCTCTGGGACTGACTGCTCCCAGCTGGTGCGGGAGCTTGGGATGGGGACCTGCGGCTCCCTTCCAGCCCCCTCAGATCAGCCCATCACTGTGGAGATCGATGGCAGCAACCCAG GCAACGGGGACTGCTGGGTGAGTACCGGGCTCTACCTCCCGCACGGACAAAGTGCAGAAGTCTCGCTGTCCGAAGCTGCGGCCTGCGCCGGTCTGAAG ATACAGGTTGGCTGCCACACTGATAACCTGACCAAGGCCAGAAAGCTGTCCCGAGCCCCTGTGGTGACTCACCAGTGCTGCATGGACAGGACCACGCGGTCGGTCTCCTGCCTCTGGGGCGGCCTCCTCTATGTCATCGTGCCGAAGGGCAGCAAACTGGGCCCCATATCTGTCACCATCAAGAGGGCCGTGCCCGCCCCATACTACAAGCTGG GTAAGACATCGGTGCAGGAGTGGAAGAACTGTGTCCAGGAGAGCCTGGCTCCCTGGGGAGAGCTGGccacagataatatcatcctgACGGTGCCAACGGCAGACCTCCGTACCCTGGAGGACCCCGAGCCTGCACTCCACCTCTGGGACGAGATGATGCAGGCGATAGCCCGGCTGGCAGCCcagcctttccctctctgccGTCCCGAGAGGATTGTTGCCGACGTGCAGATCTCAGCCG GCTGGATGCACTCAGGATACCCCATCATGTGCCACGTGGAGTCAGTGCAGGAGCTCATCAATGAGGCAGGCATGAGGAGTGGGGGTCTGTGGGGACCCATCCATGAGCTGGGTCACAACCAGCAGCGACAAGAGTGGGAGTTCCCCCCACACACCACTGAGGCCACCTGCAACCTCTGGTCAGTCTATGTGCATGAGACGGTCCTGGGCATCCCCAGGGCTCGGGCCCATCCTGCGCTGAGCCCTCCAGAACGAGAGAAGAGAATTAAAACACATGTAAGAAAGGGAGCCCCACTGCACGACTGGAATGTGTGGACAGCTCTGGAAACATACCTACAG ctCCAGGAAGCCTTTGGGTGGGAGCCATTCACCCAGTTATTTGCTGAGTACCAGACACTCTCTGGCACCCCCACAGACAAGGCTGGCAAGATGAATCTGTGGGTGAAGAAGTTCTCGGAAAAGGTGCAGAAGAATCTGGCTCCATTCTTTGAGGCCTGGGGCTGGCCTGTCCAGAAGGAAGTGGCCGCCAGCCTGTCCTGTCTGCCTGAGTGGCAAGAAAACCCCATGGGGGTGTACGTGCATCCTCAGGTATAA